The following is a genomic window from Thioclava electrotropha.
AGGCGGAGACCGGCGAGATCGGCGTGACCTCGATGACGCTCACCCCATCGACGAAGGCCGCGATCGGCGCATAGGCCGCCTCGATGCCCAGACGCCCGCGCAGCCGGGCATCGCGCAGGCAGATCCGCGCATGCGGGCCCAGCACCAGATCCTGCGACGGGCGACCGTGTCCGAAGGCTTCGGCGGTCACGCGGATCATCCGCGCGGCCACGTCCTTCGCCGCCGGGAACATCGTCATCGAGCCTTTCCAGGTGACGGTTTCGACACGCTCATCGGCGGTCAGAACCCGCATCCCCGGCACCAGATCCTCAACCGAGATCGGGCCCTCTTCGGTCGCGATCACGGCACCGCGCGCCAAGGCGGAGAACGCCTCCTCGAACAGCGGAATCGCCGGGGCGACGCGGGAGGTTTCTTCGATGAAGCCGTTCGCCTCCAGCCACCACGCGGCATAGCGGCGGGTCATCGCGGAAGCGCGCAGGGCGCGTTTCGGCGCATTCGGACTCGCACGCAAAGGGCGCGGCAGAGGCGGTTCGGTGTCGGTGGGACGTAGCGCGGCAGCTGCCGTCCGGTGGGGTAGATTCATGCGATAGGCCTTTCGGTCTTCTCACGGCTGCATCGGCCCCCACCGGTTGCAGAGAGACGCTCACAACATGGCTAAAACGTGCGAGGCCGTCAAATTATTGACGCGATTGTCTCGCGATCGCCGAGCAGTCAGCCCCTGCCCTAACGGCACGTTTCTCCACCGCGCACAAACCGCCACAGTCTCACCACATTCAAAGCGAATCACCCGCCCCCAGAGACACTGGAGACGGGTGATGAAAGTGGCCGGGCGTGGCAGCGCCCGGCCAGGTCTCGCGCGGCGATCAGCATGACCAATTACGATCGCCGCGCGAGAAGGGAGGTCACTGTGCGGCGCTGACCCGGCGCGGAGCGGGTGCCACAGCGCGGCTGGCCTGCGAAGGGCGCGCCTTGCGGGCCCAGGGCATCCGCGTGTCGCAGTCGCGTGCGGAGGCCACGGCGGCTTTCATCCAGCGGCGGGTCGGTTGAGTCTTGTTCATGTCTTTGTCCCCTCGTCACGAGATCGTTTTCGATCCGGTTCGGGACTGTTCTGCCCACGCAATGGGGCCAGCATGGGGCGGGAGTTGGATTTTTTCGAGCAAGGAAACGAAGGAATGCGGCAAGGCGGATTGTCTCAGCCGCCCCGCCAATATCGTAAAGCGCGCCGCCCGCGCGCCCGGATCAGAGCCGGATCGCCGAGAGCAGACGCCCGTAATCGGCCTCGCCCGCATGGGTCGTGCGGCGATAGGAATAAAAGCGCTCGGGCTCCTGATAGGTGCAGCGGCGCATCCATTCCGCCTCGCCGACACCCGCCTCGCGCAGCCGGTGCAGCGAGAAGCTCGGCAGATCGAAATGCGGCTTGCCCGAGGGGCCGGGCGAGAAGAAGCGGCTGTAGTCCATGTCCTCCATCAGGAACTGCTCCATGAAGTCTTCGCCGACCTCGTAGGAATGGACCGAGATGCACGGTCCGATCACCGCCGTGATATTCTCGCGATGCGCGCCCAAACGCTCCATCGCGTCGAGCGTGTTTTCCAGCACCCCCTCCATAGCGCCGCGCCATCCCGCATGGGCCGCGCCGATAACGCCCGCTTTCGGATCGGAGAACAGCACCGGCTGGCAATCGGCGGTCAGGATCGAGATCGCGATGCCCGGCACCTTGGTCACGGCCGCATCGGCGCGCGGCGGCGGATCGGTGATCTCCTCGATCACCGCGACATCGGGCGAATGCACCTGATTGACGCCTTGCAGCGCGTTCAGCTCCACGCCCATCGCATCGGCCGCACGGGCGCGATTGGTGCGCACCGCCTCGCTTTGATCCGACGAGCCGGGACCGCAGTTGAGCCCTGCGAAAATACCCGAGGACGCGCCGCCTTTGCGTGTGAAGAACCCGTGCTTCACGGTTCCCAAGGCGGGTGAGGTCAGAATTTCGAGCATCGTCGACATCGCGTTCCTCAATAGCTCAGACGGTCTTCGGATCGAACCCCGGCGGCAGCGGCGCAGCAGGTGCGACGAGGGCCAGAGCTTGGAACAGGTGACCCATTTCCTCGGGGTGGGTCAAGCGG
Proteins encoded in this region:
- a CDS encoding Hint domain-containing protein, which codes for MTRRYAAWWLEANGFIEETSRVAPAIPLFEEAFSALARGAVIATEEGPISVEDLVPGMRVLTADERVETVTWKGSMTMFPAAKDVAARMIRVTAEAFGHGRPSQDLVLGPHARICLRDARLRGRLGIEAAYAPIAAFVDGVSVIEVTPISPVSAYHLVLEQHGSLKVGGMEVESFHPGEGFERMIDPRMAELFLALFPQMDKLREFGPLAAPRLTRFEVEEMLI
- the pgeF gene encoding peptidoglycan editing factor PgeF; this translates as MLEILTSPALGTVKHGFFTRKGGASSGIFAGLNCGPGSSDQSEAVRTNRARAADAMGVELNALQGVNQVHSPDVAVIEEITDPPPRADAAVTKVPGIAISILTADCQPVLFSDPKAGVIGAAHAGWRGAMEGVLENTLDAMERLGAHRENITAVIGPCISVHSYEVGEDFMEQFLMEDMDYSRFFSPGPSGKPHFDLPSFSLHRLREAGVGEAEWMRRCTYQEPERFYSYRRTTHAGEADYGRLLSAIRL